From Pedosphaera parvula Ellin514, one genomic window encodes:
- a CDS encoding putative acyl protein synthase/acyl-CoA reductase-like protein: MNHNTTFSDYVVRLRGFIRYCATADEALESLGGELEASFQQFAMELFALQFVQVPAYRKFCEARKVTPEIVRQWQDIPAMPTAGFKELELTSIPSEERVRVFHSSGTTEQRPSRHFHSEESISGYESSLIPAFKAHLLPEEDGAELELIVLTPPPHLVPNSSLVHMFETVGREFGFRSSYFTGEIGLDGAWSLEVEKTRGLLNEAIMANRPVLLLGTAFSFVHLVDGLGERNITLKLPVGSRVMETGGYKGRSRSMPKEELHRLISKYLHVPAERIVCEYGMSELSSQAYDLRVPGAKSQVQSLRRVFHFPPWTRVQIVSPETGREVKEGETGLIRIFDLANVRSVMAIQAEDLGVRRGDGFELIGRAAMAESRGCSLMSL, translated from the coding sequence ATGAATCATAACACTACATTTTCAGATTACGTCGTGCGACTGCGCGGCTTCATTCGTTATTGTGCAACGGCGGATGAGGCATTGGAATCGCTTGGAGGGGAGTTGGAAGCATCTTTTCAGCAGTTTGCGATGGAACTGTTTGCGCTTCAGTTTGTGCAGGTTCCGGCCTACCGCAAGTTTTGTGAGGCACGGAAGGTTACGCCGGAGATTGTGCGGCAATGGCAGGATATTCCTGCGATGCCAACTGCAGGGTTCAAGGAATTGGAATTAACCAGCATCCCTTCAGAGGAGCGGGTGCGCGTATTCCATTCCAGTGGCACAACGGAGCAGAGGCCAAGCCGGCATTTCCATAGTGAGGAGTCCATCTCCGGCTATGAGAGTTCTTTAATTCCGGCATTTAAGGCGCACCTGCTGCCGGAGGAGGATGGCGCAGAGCTCGAATTGATTGTGCTGACGCCACCGCCGCATTTGGTGCCGAATTCGTCGTTGGTGCATATGTTTGAAACAGTGGGGCGTGAATTTGGATTCCGCAGTTCATATTTTACCGGAGAGATTGGATTGGATGGCGCGTGGAGCCTGGAGGTGGAGAAGACGCGGGGTTTATTGAATGAGGCAATCATGGCAAATCGCCCGGTGCTGCTGCTGGGAACGGCGTTTAGCTTTGTGCACCTGGTGGATGGGTTGGGAGAGAGGAACATTACGTTGAAGCTGCCGGTGGGATCGCGAGTGATGGAGACGGGCGGGTATAAGGGGCGGTCGCGCAGCATGCCGAAGGAAGAGCTGCATCGATTGATTTCAAAATACCTCCATGTACCGGCTGAACGCATTGTGTGCGAGTATGGCATGAGTGAATTGAGTTCCCAGGCGTATGATTTGAGAGTTCCGGGGGCAAAGTCCCAGGTCCAAAGTTTACGGCGTGTCTTTCATTTTCCACCGTGGACGCGAGTGCAGATTGTTTCACCTGAGACCGGTCGCGAGGTGAAGGAGGGTGAAACAGGATTGATTCGTATTTTTGATTTGGCGAATGTTCGTTCTGTGATGGCGATACAAGCAGAAGACTTGGGCGTTCGACGCGGCGACGGTTTTGAACTGATCGGCCGCGCCGCCATGGCTGAATCACGCGGTTGTTCCTTGATGAGCCTGTAA
- a CDS encoding metallophosphoesterase has translation MNNSLISRREAIRRTILFSASSLLTIRSLPALAATAPATSFADEGLDLLALGDYGTGNANQTAVAKQMATFAQKLNKPLNGVLALGDNFYGKLEAERFGRHFEDMYSKEYLNCPFYACLGNHDYGPQYDSKQGRAKTQIQLDYAAQNPASRWKMPNRWYSVELPSPANPLVKIIFLDGNMVEWGLTPQEKLDQRKFLKTEIQKETKAPWRWVISHYPLFTETAKRTDNERLIQEWAGYFESNNISFYLSGHDHNLQHLQVEGYQTSFIVTGAGGAGLYDVKESSRGYTEKILGFTHLHVGKKAVTVQFMNSEGQCLHAFRRALDGKIEVINIA, from the coding sequence ATGAACAACTCACTCATTTCCCGACGCGAGGCAATTCGCCGCACGATCCTTTTCAGCGCCAGCAGTCTATTGACGATCCGCAGCCTGCCCGCCCTGGCGGCCACTGCGCCCGCCACTTCATTTGCCGACGAAGGTCTTGATCTGCTTGCCTTGGGAGATTACGGCACCGGCAATGCCAACCAGACGGCCGTGGCAAAGCAGATGGCCACCTTCGCGCAAAAACTGAATAAGCCGCTGAACGGCGTCCTCGCCCTGGGCGACAATTTCTATGGCAAGCTGGAAGCGGAACGCTTCGGCCGCCATTTCGAAGACATGTATTCCAAGGAATACTTGAACTGCCCGTTTTACGCCTGCCTGGGCAATCATGACTACGGCCCACAATACGATTCCAAACAAGGCCGCGCCAAGACACAGATTCAATTGGACTACGCAGCGCAAAATCCCGCCTCCCGGTGGAAAATGCCAAATCGTTGGTACTCCGTGGAACTGCCAAGCCCGGCAAACCCATTGGTGAAGATCATTTTCCTCGACGGCAACATGGTCGAGTGGGGATTGACGCCGCAGGAGAAATTGGATCAACGCAAATTCTTGAAGACGGAAATCCAAAAGGAAACCAAAGCGCCCTGGCGCTGGGTCATCAGTCATTATCCACTGTTCACGGAGACCGCCAAACGGACGGATAACGAGCGCTTGATCCAGGAGTGGGCCGGCTACTTCGAGTCGAACAACATTTCGTTTTACCTCTCAGGCCACGATCACAATCTGCAGCACCTGCAGGTGGAAGGTTATCAGACGAGTTTCATTGTCACGGGCGCCGGTGGAGCGGGGCTTTACGATGTGAAAGAATCCAGCCGTGGATATACCGAAAAAATTCTCGGCTTCACCCACCTGCACGTAGGCAAAAAAGCAGTCACCGTTCAGTTCATGAACAGTGAGGGACAATGCCTCCATGCCTTCCGCCGCGCTTTGGATGGCAAGATCGAGGTCATCAACATCGCTTGA
- a CDS encoding immunity 22 family protein, producing the protein MLNYKSFQKGGKVSVWIGDFATYDDFDSYLSIGGQFELDFGFLLDELNLPESTVEESSESIQNLVNGFSWSDSYTESVIQAASRIGINKATTMVVFHNFEFDSSKVRVDPKALLVFLGTFSFS; encoded by the coding sequence ATGCTCAATTACAAATCCTTTCAAAAGGGCGGTAAAGTATCGGTATGGATTGGAGATTTTGCTACTTATGATGATTTTGATTCATATCTCAGCATAGGCGGACAGTTTGAATTGGATTTTGGTTTCTTGCTGGATGAGCTCAATCTGCCTGAATCAACCGTCGAAGAAAGTTCAGAAAGTATTCAAAATCTGGTTAACGGTTTTTCCTGGTCGGATTCTTACACCGAATCTGTAATCCAGGCGGCGAGTCGAATTGGTATTAACAAGGCAACAACGATGGTTGTTTTTCATAATTTTGAATTTGATAGCTCCAAGGTTAGGGTTGATCCGAAAGCTCTTCTAGTATTCCTCGGCACATTTTCTTTCTCTTAA
- a CDS encoding bifunctional YncE family protein/alkaline phosphatase family protein — translation MQSSLKIAVWFLPLLLVACSGPSTHMPPAQSIAPLSVHGPLPGSRSDGFVQLPNQWLLHPTGHQVDVGDLPINIAVHPGGRFAAVLNTGYSTHEIIIVQIPDGKIVSHTKLDEAFYGIEFSRDGRQLFSSGAGDEVIHCFNFNNGDLSNHHHIRIRNSSDRGVPAGIAIDDNAKRLYVANIWGQRVSQVNLIGKATVTDFALTTNAASTAYPKIRPSTDFETAAATKRDEADLYKVLSTDPFPYACRVDTKRHRLYVSLWAQAKVAVIDLASNRIIANWPTEEHPNEMLLTRSGRLLFVANSARNSVSVIDTETGQPIETIWAALYPNTPPGSTPNSLALSPDEKTLFIANADNNMVAVIDVSDPGRSHSLGFIPVGWYPTSVRVTPDGRYLLVANGKGILPKANPGGPNPGVKSSGNPQYIARLLTGTLSIIEIPSSRDKFAEQLAAYTAQAYHCSPLKSDSSVSASRPADSPIPLKPGDPSPIKYCIYVIKENRTYDQVLGDIKEGNGDPKLCLFPEKVTPNEHKLVREFVLLDNFYVDSEVSADGHEWSMGAYATDFVEKFWPLTYGHNRRGKYPYPSEGNFPAAFPANGYLWDRAREAGVSYRSYGEFIANAKDGHPARARVKALEGHFDPEYRSFDLDYPDTKRAARFLQELKRFEAQGDMPRLQVVRLPNDHTHGGTVGSLTPTSYVADNDLGLGILVEGISHSKFWPQTAIFVVEDDAQNGPDHVDAHRSTVYVISPYTKHHKTDSTMYSTSSMLRTMELILGLQPMSQFDAAAAPLYNAFQTEPDLQPYTSLPAQVKLHEHNLPFGKAARLSRNMNFNKEDAVDDLLLNQVIWQAVMGEANPMPAPVRASFVFAHPRQDDDD, via the coding sequence ATGCAAAGTAGTTTGAAAATCGCAGTCTGGTTTCTGCCCTTGTTGCTTGTGGCTTGCAGTGGGCCTTCCACTCACATGCCACCCGCACAATCCATCGCTCCGCTCTCCGTCCATGGTCCCCTTCCCGGCTCGCGCAGCGACGGCTTCGTCCAGTTGCCCAATCAATGGCTGTTGCATCCCACCGGTCATCAGGTGGATGTCGGCGATTTGCCCATCAACATCGCCGTTCACCCCGGCGGCCGTTTCGCCGCGGTTTTGAACACCGGTTACAGCACCCACGAAATCATCATTGTCCAAATCCCTGATGGCAAAATCGTCTCGCACACAAAACTCGATGAAGCCTTCTATGGCATCGAGTTTTCCAGGGATGGCCGGCAACTTTTCAGTAGCGGCGCGGGTGATGAAGTCATCCATTGTTTTAATTTCAACAACGGCGATCTTTCCAATCATCACCATATCCGCATTCGCAATTCAAGCGATCGCGGCGTGCCCGCGGGCATCGCCATCGATGACAACGCCAAACGCCTTTATGTCGCCAACATCTGGGGCCAGCGCGTCAGTCAGGTCAATCTCATCGGCAAAGCCACTGTTACCGATTTCGCACTGACCACGAACGCCGCATCGACTGCGTATCCAAAGATCCGACCTTCCACCGATTTCGAAACTGCCGCCGCCACCAAGCGCGACGAAGCCGATCTCTATAAAGTCCTTTCCACTGACCCATTTCCCTACGCCTGTCGCGTGGACACAAAACGCCATCGACTCTACGTCAGCCTCTGGGCTCAGGCCAAAGTCGCCGTGATCGACCTGGCATCAAACAGGATCATCGCCAACTGGCCGACGGAGGAACATCCCAACGAAATGTTACTGACCAGATCAGGCAGGCTGCTGTTCGTGGCCAACTCCGCCCGCAATTCCGTAAGCGTTATTGATACTGAAACCGGTCAACCAATCGAAACCATCTGGGCCGCCCTCTATCCCAACACTCCTCCCGGCTCAACACCCAACAGTCTCGCGCTCTCCCCGGATGAAAAAACCCTCTTCATTGCCAACGCCGATAACAACATGGTGGCAGTAATCGATGTCAGCGACCCGGGCAGGAGTCATTCGCTCGGCTTCATCCCCGTCGGCTGGTATCCCACCTCTGTCCGGGTCACACCGGATGGCCGTTACCTGCTCGTCGCCAATGGCAAGGGCATCCTGCCCAAAGCGAATCCCGGTGGTCCAAACCCCGGCGTCAAATCCTCCGGCAATCCCCAATACATCGCCAGGCTTCTCACGGGAACTTTAAGCATTATCGAAATTCCTTCATCGCGGGATAAATTCGCCGAACAACTCGCCGCCTACACCGCCCAGGCCTATCATTGCAGCCCACTAAAATCAGACTCCAGCGTCAGCGCAAGTCGTCCCGCTGACAGCCCGATCCCGCTTAAACCTGGCGACCCTTCTCCCATCAAATATTGCATTTACGTCATCAAGGAAAATCGAACCTATGACCAGGTGCTGGGCGACATAAAGGAAGGCAATGGAGATCCCAAACTCTGCCTCTTCCCTGAAAAGGTCACACCCAATGAACATAAGCTGGTGCGTGAATTTGTCCTGCTCGACAATTTTTATGTGGATAGCGAAGTCAGTGCCGACGGTCATGAATGGAGCATGGGCGCTTACGCAACGGATTTTGTTGAGAAATTCTGGCCGCTGACTTATGGCCACAATCGCCGTGGAAAATATCCCTATCCATCCGAAGGCAATTTTCCAGCCGCCTTTCCCGCCAACGGCTACCTCTGGGATCGCGCCCGCGAAGCCGGCGTGAGTTACCGTAGCTACGGCGAGTTTATCGCCAATGCCAAAGACGGTCACCCGGCTCGCGCCCGAGTCAAGGCGCTCGAAGGCCATTTCGATCCTGAATATCGCAGTTTCGATCTCGATTATCCGGATACGAAACGCGCCGCCCGGTTTCTTCAGGAACTAAAACGTTTCGAGGCGCAAGGTGACATGCCACGCCTCCAGGTCGTGCGACTGCCCAACGATCACACCCATGGCGGCACCGTCGGTTCGCTGACTCCAACGTCCTATGTTGCCGACAATGATCTTGGCCTCGGCATTCTCGTGGAAGGAATCAGCCATTCAAAATTCTGGCCACAGACCGCCATCTTCGTGGTGGAAGATGACGCCCAAAACGGTCCCGACCACGTCGATGCTCATCGCAGCACCGTCTACGTCATCAGCCCCTACACCAAACATCACAAAACGGACTCCACCATGTACTCAACCAGCAGCATGCTGCGAACCATGGAGCTGATACTTGGCCTCCAGCCGATGAGCCAATTTGATGCCGCAGCCGCGCCGCTCTATAACGCATTTCAAACGGAACCAGACCTGCAACCCTATACCTCACTGCCAGCTCAAGTGAAGCTGCATGAACATAATCTCCCGTTCGGCAAGGCCGCCAGGCTCTCCCGCAACATGAATTTCAACAAGGAAGATGCAGTGGATGACCTTCTCCTCAATCAAGTGATCTGGCAGGCCGTCATGGGAGAGGCCAATCCCATGCCCGCTCCCGTCCGGGCCTCGTTTGTTTTTGCTCATCCCAGGCAGGACGACGACGATTGA
- a CDS encoding beta-propeller fold lactonase family protein, with translation MRSIFTSIFLGVLCVTTWPNFALQPMSKTTDLPGPKPDGSILLPNQWSLRPVGRQIELGNTPVNMAMHPDGRYIAILHCGTKDQEIVIVDLKTEKITSRQLVNDAFYGLEFSHSGSRLYCSGSRDETVHVYDFTDGALKQGPAIPLRKPSRRGVPSGLAISGDAQTLYAANLWGQTVSRVDLSKRTNLLEIVLAPDKTFAQDRSIKPEDKGLLDPDFSAIVKRYHGLLEPENLEAAFPYACRIDDRRHRLYVSEWAQACIAVIDTRNNEVITKWFTDEHPNEMLLTKNGKFLFVANANRNTVTVIDTDDGKTLQTLSSSFTPNQLPGSTPNSLALSPDENFLFVANADNNNIAVFDVSVVRKSHSLGFIPVGWYPTSVRVTPDGKHLLVASAKGTRSKANPKGPGPGKKTTSETQTISEFLKGSLSIIDLPKGKQFKNQLADWTQQAFLCTPQKSVSQAAPESGNPIPIRVGDPSPIKYVFYIVKENRTYDQVFGDLPQGNGDPKLCLFPEKNSPNHHRLVRDFVLLDNFYADAEVSADGHEWSMAAYATDFVEKTWPLHYRPGGIKKFTYPSEGRFPIAEPVNGYIWDRAREAGITYRTFGEFILDGPTPDSPNICRVPALKDHFDLWYRGFDMDYSDQKRADRFISELKRFDAEGNMPRLQIIRLPSDHTSGALPGRPTPAAYVADNDFALGRIVEAISHSKIWPQAAIFVVEDDAQNGPDHVDAHRTIAFAISPYIKHGSVDSTMYSTSSMLRTMELILGLKPMTQYDFSATPMYKSFQAQPDVRPYDCLPENFDLNEKNTKLSWGSKMSQKMNFAKEDAADDYLLNEIIWRSVRGANSHMPAPTRAAFVFAHPKVDDDD, from the coding sequence ATGAGAAGTATTTTTACGAGCATTTTTCTCGGTGTCCTGTGTGTGACGACATGGCCCAACTTCGCGTTGCAGCCGATGTCCAAAACCACCGACCTTCCCGGACCCAAGCCGGACGGTTCAATCCTCCTGCCAAATCAATGGTCACTGCGTCCAGTTGGGCGGCAAATCGAACTCGGCAACACTCCGGTCAACATGGCTATGCATCCGGATGGCCGTTACATTGCCATCCTGCATTGTGGCACCAAGGATCAGGAAATTGTAATTGTCGATCTCAAAACGGAAAAGATCACCTCTCGCCAGCTGGTAAATGACGCCTTCTATGGTTTGGAATTTTCCCACTCCGGCAGCCGTCTTTATTGCAGTGGCTCGCGTGATGAAACGGTTCATGTCTATGACTTTACCGATGGCGCGTTAAAGCAAGGACCGGCGATACCCCTCCGCAAACCAAGTCGTCGCGGGGTTCCCAGCGGCCTCGCAATTTCTGGAGATGCGCAAACACTTTATGCGGCCAATCTCTGGGGACAAACCGTTTCCAGAGTCGACCTTTCCAAACGCACAAATCTGCTTGAGATAGTGCTGGCTCCGGACAAGACCTTCGCCCAGGACCGCAGTATTAAGCCCGAAGATAAAGGCCTGCTTGACCCCGATTTCTCCGCGATTGTCAAACGCTATCACGGACTCCTGGAACCGGAAAATCTGGAGGCAGCTTTTCCATACGCCTGCCGCATTGATGACCGCCGTCACCGCCTTTATGTCAGCGAATGGGCCCAGGCCTGCATTGCTGTCATCGATACCCGCAATAACGAAGTCATTACCAAATGGTTCACCGACGAGCATCCGAACGAAATGTTGCTCACCAAAAACGGCAAGTTCCTCTTCGTCGCGAATGCCAACCGCAATACTGTGACCGTCATCGATACGGATGATGGCAAGACTCTGCAAACATTGTCTTCTTCCTTCACTCCCAATCAACTCCCTGGCTCCACGCCCAACAGCCTGGCTTTGTCCCCGGACGAAAACTTTTTGTTCGTCGCCAATGCGGATAACAACAACATCGCGGTCTTTGATGTAAGTGTTGTTCGCAAGAGTCATTCGCTCGGTTTCATCCCGGTGGGTTGGTATCCCACTTCGGTCCGCGTCACCCCCGATGGCAAACATCTGCTGGTGGCCAGTGCGAAAGGAACCAGATCCAAGGCCAATCCCAAGGGTCCTGGACCAGGTAAAAAAACGACATCTGAAACTCAAACAATCTCGGAATTCCTCAAAGGCTCCTTGAGCATCATCGATCTGCCGAAAGGAAAACAGTTCAAGAACCAGTTGGCGGATTGGACGCAGCAAGCCTTTCTCTGCACTCCGCAGAAAAGCGTGAGCCAGGCCGCTCCCGAGTCCGGCAATCCCATTCCCATCAGAGTAGGAGATCCCAGCCCGATCAAATATGTCTTTTACATCGTAAAGGAGAACCGCACCTACGACCAGGTCTTCGGCGATCTGCCACAAGGAAACGGCGATCCGAAACTCTGCCTCTTTCCCGAAAAGAATTCACCCAACCATCACCGACTTGTCCGCGACTTCGTGCTGCTGGATAATTTCTACGCTGATGCCGAGGTGAGTGCCGATGGTCACGAGTGGTCCATGGCAGCTTATGCCACCGACTTCGTTGAAAAGACCTGGCCACTTCACTATCGCCCCGGTGGCATCAAAAAATTTACCTACCCCTCCGAAGGCCGGTTCCCCATCGCCGAGCCAGTCAATGGCTACATCTGGGACCGCGCACGCGAAGCTGGCATTACCTATCGCACTTTTGGCGAATTTATTTTGGACGGCCCGACTCCTGATTCTCCCAACATCTGTCGAGTCCCAGCACTGAAAGATCATTTTGACCTTTGGTATCGCGGCTTTGATATGGATTACTCGGATCAAAAACGCGCCGACCGGTTTATTTCGGAGCTTAAACGCTTTGATGCCGAAGGCAACATGCCTCGCCTGCAGATCATTCGCCTGCCCAGTGATCATACGTCCGGTGCCCTGCCAGGCAGACCCACGCCGGCGGCATACGTGGCTGATAATGACTTCGCACTCGGCCGGATCGTTGAAGCCATCAGTCATTCAAAAATCTGGCCGCAGGCTGCCATCTTCGTGGTTGAAGATGACGCTCAAAACGGCCCTGACCACGTGGATGCTCATCGCACCATTGCCTTTGCAATCAGCCCTTATATCAAACATGGTTCGGTGGATTCGACGATGTATTCCACCAGCAGCATGTTGCGCACAATGGAGTTGATCCTCGGCCTCAAGCCCATGACGCAGTACGACTTTTCCGCCACTCCAATGTATAAATCATTTCAAGCTCAACCCGATGTCCGCCCTTACGATTGTCTGCCTGAAAACTTCGACCTGAACGAGAAGAACACAAAGCTGAGCTGGGGCAGCAAGATGTCTCAGAAAATGAACTTCGCGAAAGAAGACGCCGCCGACGATTACCTTCTCAACGAAATCATCTGGCGCTCCGTCCGCGGTGCCAACAGTCATATGCCCGCACCCACCCGCGCTGCGTTTGTGTTTGCTCATCCAAAAGTGGATGATGATGACTAA
- a CDS encoding peroxiredoxin, with protein sequence MKINLIQIVSLAAVMLMAGISTGFTADNKIPAVGDKAPLVEGKDQDGKTWKLSDEIGKKAVLLYFYPKDNTPGCTKEACGLRDHMSDLKKENVEVIGVSFDSLDSHQKFISKFSLNFPLLADTDGKIADAYGVRMEGKNMARRVSFLIGLDGNIKHITDDKDAMVHLKEMQEAVGQLAKK encoded by the coding sequence ATGAAGATTAACCTTATTCAAATTGTTTCTCTGGCAGCCGTCATGTTGATGGCCGGTATTTCCACAGGCTTCACTGCCGATAATAAAATTCCCGCAGTGGGCGACAAGGCGCCGCTGGTTGAGGGCAAGGATCAGGATGGAAAGACCTGGAAACTCTCCGATGAGATCGGCAAGAAAGCGGTGCTGTTGTATTTCTATCCCAAGGACAACACCCCTGGTTGTACCAAGGAAGCCTGCGGTCTGCGCGACCACATGAGCGACTTGAAGAAGGAAAATGTTGAAGTCATCGGCGTCAGTTTTGACTCGCTGGACAGCCATCAAAAGTTCATCTCCAAGTTCAGCTTGAACTTCCCATTGCTGGCGGACACGGACGGCAAAATTGCGGATGCCTACGGTGTGCGCATGGAAGGCAAAAACATGGCGCGACGCGTCAGCTTTCTCATCGGCCTCGATGGGAACATTAAGCATATAACCGATGACAAGGACGCGATGGTGCATTTGAAAGAAATGCAGGAGGCAGTGGGTCAGTTGGCGAAGAAGTAA
- a CDS encoding Gfo/Idh/MocA family protein: MIKIGIVGLGFMAVTHIKAYRNVGGVRIGALCSPSGKHLDGDFSDVAGNIGSNEPIRLDMLHIKPYRIFNDMIADPAIDMIDICAPTAAHSELAIAALRAGKHVLCEKPLARTSKDAKAIAEAAKSAKGYFMPAMCLRFWPEWAWLKQVIDKGDYGRVLAARFRRVAEPPGWGQKNYMNGAQSGGALFDLHIHDTDFVQFCFGRPKSVFSTGYSKMSNAIDHVLTQYQVASGAIVSAEGSWAMTKGFGFNMAYTVNFERATIDYDMSRGENALRVVEEGQEPRIVKCEGLDGYVGELIYFAKCIENQTPPQMVTAADGVSSVEICEAEEESVKKGLAVNLA, encoded by the coding sequence ATGATCAAGATCGGCATTGTGGGTTTGGGCTTTATGGCGGTGACGCACATCAAGGCCTATCGGAACGTTGGCGGGGTGAGGATCGGCGCGTTATGCAGCCCAAGTGGAAAACATTTGGATGGCGATTTCTCCGATGTGGCCGGAAATATTGGCAGCAATGAGCCGATCCGATTGGACATGCTCCACATCAAACCATACCGGATTTTCAACGACATGATTGCGGACCCCGCGATTGACATGATCGATATTTGCGCTCCGACTGCGGCGCATTCCGAACTGGCCATCGCCGCTCTCAGGGCGGGCAAGCATGTGCTGTGTGAGAAGCCACTGGCACGGACGAGCAAGGATGCGAAGGCGATTGCGGAAGCCGCGAAGTCGGCAAAGGGCTACTTCATGCCGGCGATGTGCCTGCGTTTCTGGCCGGAGTGGGCGTGGTTGAAACAGGTGATTGATAAGGGAGATTACGGCAGGGTGCTGGCAGCACGATTCCGGCGTGTGGCTGAACCGCCGGGCTGGGGACAAAAGAACTACATGAATGGCGCTCAATCGGGCGGAGCACTATTTGATCTGCATATTCACGACACCGATTTCGTGCAATTCTGCTTTGGCAGGCCGAAAAGCGTCTTCTCCACCGGCTATAGCAAAATGAGCAATGCCATCGACCACGTGTTGACGCAATACCAAGTGGCATCTGGTGCCATTGTTTCAGCCGAGGGAAGTTGGGCGATGACCAAAGGCTTTGGATTCAACATGGCCTATACCGTGAACTTTGAACGAGCCACAATCGATTATGACATGTCACGGGGAGAAAACGCCTTGCGCGTGGTTGAGGAAGGTCAGGAACCTCGAATCGTGAAATGCGAGGGATTGGATGGTTATGTCGGCGAGCTAATCTATTTTGCAAAATGCATTGAAAATCAGACGCCACCGCAAATGGTTACAGCGGCTGATGGTGTCAGCTCCGTCGAGATTTGTGAAGCAGAAGAGGAATCGGTGAAGAAGGGCCTCGCGGTGAACTTGGCATAA
- a CDS encoding sugar phosphate isomerase/epimerase family protein: MSKLGLKNLAVCSWSLQPKSPEELFRGLAVIGLKRLQIALDPLRESPQVWGKFSELCQAEGVELASGMFVTAGEDYSTPETIKQTGGVVPDNTWEENWRNIQADAEVAAKLGVKLVTFHAGFLPHEATDPDFNKLLDRIATIADLFAAKGIDLGFETGQETAETLKSFLQQLDRKNVGVNFDPANMILYQKGDPIQALRVLAPWLKQCHIKDATKTKVPGNWGEEVPAGTGQVDWKAFFQTLEELGFEGNLCIEREAGTQRVQDIRTARQMVEAILQ, from the coding sequence ATGAGTAAATTGGGATTGAAGAATTTGGCGGTGTGCAGTTGGTCGTTGCAACCAAAGAGTCCGGAGGAATTGTTTCGGGGGCTGGCAGTAATTGGTCTGAAACGCCTGCAAATCGCGCTGGACCCATTGCGAGAATCGCCGCAAGTATGGGGGAAGTTTTCAGAACTCTGCCAGGCGGAAGGAGTTGAGTTGGCATCAGGAATGTTCGTAACGGCGGGTGAGGATTACTCGACACCGGAGACAATCAAACAAACTGGTGGCGTAGTTCCTGATAACACGTGGGAGGAGAATTGGCGGAATATCCAGGCAGATGCAGAAGTCGCGGCGAAGTTGGGAGTAAAACTCGTTACTTTTCATGCGGGTTTTCTTCCGCATGAGGCGACCGATCCCGATTTTAATAAACTCCTCGACCGCATCGCCACGATTGCGGACCTGTTTGCGGCAAAAGGAATCGACCTTGGATTTGAAACCGGGCAGGAAACCGCGGAGACGTTGAAGAGCTTTTTGCAACAGTTGGACCGGAAAAATGTGGGCGTAAACTTCGATCCGGCAAACATGATTCTTTATCAAAAGGGCGATCCCATCCAGGCGTTGCGCGTGCTGGCGCCATGGTTGAAGCAGTGCCACATCAAGGATGCCACTAAAACGAAGGTGCCTGGTAATTGGGGTGAAGAAGTCCCCGCTGGAACGGGCCAGGTGGATTGGAAGGCGTTTTTCCAAACGCTCGAGGAACTTGGATTCGAGGGGAACCTGTGCATTGAACGTGAAGCCGGAACTCAGAGAGTTCAGGACATTCGCACGGCGCGCCAGATGGTCGAAGCGATTTTGCAATAA
- a CDS encoding HAD hydrolase family protein, whose amino-acid sequence MKNANVFVDVDLTLVDANGKLLEGAREGLTKLKEQGCHVFVLSSCGVNY is encoded by the coding sequence ATGAAAAATGCCAACGTCTTCGTGGATGTCGATCTCACGCTGGTGGATGCCAACGGAAAGTTGCTGGAGGGTGCCCGGGAAGGATTGACGAAATTGAAAGAGCAAGGATGCCACGTGTTTGTTTTGTCGAGCTGCGGAGTGAATTATTGA